CAGCGACAACGCCGCGATATTGGGTTTGCGCCAAGGCATTGGCCAGGGTGTGGCTGCCCACTGAATCAATGACGCCAGCCCAGCGCTCCTTGGCGATTGGCGCTCCCGGCTGCGACAAGGTATTGCGGTCGATGACCTGCGTCGCCCCAAGGTCGCGCAGGTAGTCGCCCTCCTCTTGCCGTCCGGTCGAGGCGATCACTCGATAGCCCAGGCCCGACAGCAGTGCGATGGCCACCGAACCGGCGCCGCCGCTGGCACCAGTGACCAGGATATCGCCGCGATCGGGGGTCAGCCCGCCATGCTCCAATGCCAGGACACTGAGCATCGCCGTGTAGCCTGCGGTGCCGATGGCCATGGCTGCCTGGGTCGAGAATACTTCCGGGATTTTTACCAGCCAGTCACCGCTCACCCGCGCCTTCTGCGCAAAGCCACCGTGATGGGTCTGGCTCAGCCCCCAACCGTTGACCAGCACCCGGTCGCCAGCCTCGAAACCCGGGTGGCTGGACGTCTCGACGATACCGGCGAAGTCGATGCCCGGAATCAGCGGAAACTGGCGAATGACCGGGGAACGCCCGCTGAGGGCCATGGCGTCCTTGTAGTTCACGGTCGAGAACTCGATCGCGACGGTGACGTCACCGGGCATCAGGTCTTCGTCCTTGAAATCGACCATCTGGGTCGAGATCGCTTCGCCGGTTTTGGTCGTGAGCAGCGCCTTGAATGTCATGGTTCTTGTCCTGTTCGTTCAAACGGATCGTCGTCGCTGCCCTGCAGATGCAACAGACACGGCAACGGTTGTGGCCAGGCCGCGTCAGTGTGCCTGAGAAGGCCGTTTGGTTTCGAGTTGCAGCGCCCTGCGGATGCCCATGTCCAGCAAGCGCGCCGGAGCAAAACTGCGCATGAACTGCAACTGGCCCGCCGCTTTGCCAGCGGTATAGCGCAGCTTCGGACGCTCGGCGCGCGCGGCCTGGAGC
The sequence above is drawn from the Pseudomonas sp. St316 genome and encodes:
- a CDS encoding MDR family oxidoreductase; protein product: MVDFKDEDLMPGDVTVAIEFSTVNYKDAMALSGRSPVIRQFPLIPGIDFAGIVETSSHPGFEAGDRVLVNGWGLSQTHHGGFAQKARVSGDWLVKIPEVFSTQAAMAIGTAGYTAMLSVLALEHGGLTPDRGDILVTGASGGAGSVAIALLSGLGYRVIASTGRQEEGDYLRDLGATQVIDRNTLSQPGAPIAKERWAGVIDSVGSHTLANALAQTQYRGVVAAFGLAQGADLPGSVLPFILRNVTLAGIDSVNAPQAVRLQAWSRLAQDLDLSKLTRTTQMVGLAEVPAVAARVLEGKVRGRTVVDVNA